From the genome of uncultured Methanobacterium sp.:
ATATGGGATCAGTACTGGTGGTAGCCAATTCATCAAGGCTTATCAGTTACCGTCACAATTCTAAAAATCACAAATCAGTAATTAAAATCAAAAATGGGGAACCCACCTCATAATTATCTATCTTTAATTACAGATTGATTTTAATTACAAATTACTCATAACAATCTATTTAAAGGTTATAATACATATCTAAGGTAAAGTACGATTTGATTTAGAATTCTGGTAATATCCGAGAGGTGAAAAAAATGGCAGCCAATCTCCATGTTATAGCTGGTAAAAAAGAGGGTTGGGATGTTAAAAGAGACGGGGCAGTAAAAGCTTCCGGGCACTTTGACACCAAAGAAGAAGCAATAGAATTTGCCGAGAAAGAAGGGCAAAG
Proteins encoded in this window:
- a CDS encoding DUF2188 domain-containing protein — encoded protein: MAANLHVIAGKKEGWDVKRDGAVKASGHFDTKEEAIEFAEKEGQRYNVEVFIHNEDGKIEKKESFGKNLYPG